GTTTTGCCGTATAGTAAAAACTATGTGAAGTGAAAAAATGAGATACAGTAGGCAGATACTTATAAAAAATTTTGGAGAAGAAGGTCAGAAAAAACTTAGAAAGGCAAAGGTTGCCATTGTTGGTGTTGGAGGTTTAGGATGTGCAGTTTCTCAATATTTAACTGCCGCTGGGATAGGGGAGTTGGTTTTAATAGATTACCAAACCGTTGAGATAACAAACCTAAACAGGCAGATATTGTATTGTGAAGATGACATAGGGAGGTTGAAGGTTGAGGTGGCAAAAGAAAGACTAAAATGCTTAAACCCAGAGGTTGAGATAAAAACCTATGCTGAAAAGTTGAAAGAGGAATTTATTAAAGATGTCGATGTTGTTGTAGATTGCTTGGATAATTTTGAAGGAAGATATTTGCTGAATGAGATTTGTGTTAAAAATAAAATTCCATTTGTCCATGGTGCAGTAGAAAATATGCACGGGCAGGTAACAACAATTATTCCATACGAAACCCCATGTTTGAGGTGCATATTCAACTTAAAGGATAGAAATGAAACCTTGCCTATATTGGGCT
The sequence above is a segment of the Methanotorris igneus Kol 5 genome. Coding sequences within it:
- a CDS encoding HesA/MoeB/ThiF family protein; its protein translation is MRYSRQILIKNFGEEGQKKLRKAKVAIVGVGGLGCAVSQYLTAAGIGELVLIDYQTVEITNLNRQILYCEDDIGRLKVEVAKERLKCLNPEVEIKTYAEKLKEEFIKDVDVVVDCLDNFEGRYLLNEICVKNKIPFVHGAVENMHGQVTTIIPYETPCLRCIFNLKDRNETLPILGFAAGTIGTIQAGEVIKLLSGVGETLKNKLLIINLANNEFNLLNLKKNPKCSVCSKLCSNGDKDD